The nucleotide sequence ATTTTTTACTACCGCCGGGAGGGTTACAGTGAAGCGCAGTGAGGTTAAGGAGTTTAACGGCAAAAACGGTAAGCCTGCTTATATTATATTTGACAATAAAATCTACGATGTAACCGAAAGTAAATTATGGAAAGACGGCGTCCATATGAACAGGCACAAAGCCGGGGAGGATATGACCGATTTTATTTCCATGGCCCCACATGGAGAAAATTTACTGGAAAGGGATAACATCAGGTTTGTAGGAAATCTTGAAGAGGACAAACAAAAGGAAGATAAGAAGCTTAAATACAGAAGACTTTACAGTAAATTGCATCCTCACCCAATATTTATCCATTTTCCTATGGGTATATTATATTTCGGTGCTTTTATGCTTCTTTTGTACCTTTTTACCGGTAACGTAAGCTTTGAAAATGCATCTTACTATGCTTTAATTGTTGGGACTGTTTCTATTTTTCCAGCTGTTATTACAGGGTTTATCAGCTGGTGGCTGAACTATGAAATGACAATGACAAATGTTTTCAAAAATAAAATTGTCTTTTCATCAATTTTAATCGTGATATCCTTAACACTGGTTATCATCAGGTCATATTATCTGCCTCCATATTCAATGAACTATATAATAAAAGTTATATACATCGGCGGTTACTTTTTATGCATACCTACACTTTCTTTTGTAGCTTATAACGGGGGTAAGATAACATGGCCCAGTTAAAATCAGTTTTATTAAGCAAATATTCGGGGGAAACCAATGGATAAGAAGCAGAAAAAGAAATCTCTGGAAGAAATGATAGAAGTTGTATTGTTCCGTATACCCAAGGAAATTGAGGCTATGAGGTTTTACAAGTCGGCTGCTGAGAAGGCTACAGATGAAGCGGCAAAAGAGCTTTTTGAAAATCTTGCTGCTCAGGAAAAAGGACATGAAGCCGAATTGAGGAGAATACTGAATGAATTGAAAAATCAGTTAAATGATTTAAGAAATGAGGAATAATATTTACTATTGCAAAATATATATGAACTTAACTAAAATAGAACTGTCAAAGCATTGTGGCCGGAGGAAATAATGAATGATTCTCAGATGATAGACAAGGTTTTAGCTGGTGATACCAATTCTTTTGAAATGATGATTATAAAGTACCAGCGGAAACTGTACGCTACAGTAATAAACATTGTTAAGGATGCGGATCTTGCCCAGGATATTGTGCAGGAAGCATTTATGAAATCTTTTGAAAAACTCGACACGTTAAGAAATAAAAACCAATTTTACCCGTGGTTGAAAAGGATTGCTATTAACTGTGCGTTTCTTACTTTTGAAAAAAATAAACGTATGGTGGATGTTTTTTCCAAAAACAGCGATGATGAAGACAAAGGCGATGATTTTTTTGACAGAATAACCGACGGAGCAACGCCTGAAGAGGATTTGCTGAATGATGAGCTGAAAAAGTATGTCAGAAATTTTGTGGATGCGCTGCCTGCAAAATTAAGGGTTGTTATCATTCTCAGGGAAGTGGAGGATATGAGCTATGAGGAAATAGCTGAAATACTGGAGATTCCTGTGGGAACAGTGAGATCAAGACTTTTCAATGCAAGACAGTATATTAAACAAAGACTTATAAAACAAGGGTTTGTTAATGAAATGTCAAAAGTATCGTAAACTTATATCACTTTATGTCGATGATGAATTGAGCAGTGTGCATGAAAATGAGCTGTTTGAGCATATCGGCACATGCCCTTCATGTAAAACTGCCCTTAAAAATGAATCGATGCTTAAATCCTATATAAAAGACAGTTACAGCGGTACGTATAATGTGGACTTTTCCCGCAGCATAATGGCTAAAATAGAAAACAAAAATAATAAAAAGAAAAGTCCGTTTAAAGCAGTTCAAAGATCCAGGATGGTGGCCGGTGCAGCAGTTGTAATAGTTTTTTCATCTATAGTAACTCTTTCTGCTCTTTCCAGGACAGATTATTTTGCAAAAAATGATAACTCTGACAACCTGGAAAAGTTTGTGTATGAGCATATGGATAAATCCTCACCCGAGCAACAGAGATCATTTGAACTTACCTCAGTAAATTTTCACAAATGAAATATTTTGTTTTAGCGTTTTTACTTTTTGTTTGTTCTTCTGCCTATGCAGGTTTTTTTTTCAAGATTGCCGTTGATAACTCATCATACTCATCCTTTATCCTGAAGAGCCTTAAAAATACTGAAATCCATACCCACTTTATTATCCAGAAAATCAGGGAAAACTATTTTGATATTTCCTTAGTGGATAAAAATTATTATCAGGTCAGTATAAAACGCGGGGTATCACTTTTTCATAAAAAACTACTTCTTTATGAACTCACACCCACTTTTTCTGATCGGTTTAAACATGTAATCTGGGTAACATATGACAACATTGTTGTCAGAAAAGAGGTTTATAATTTGAATAATAAACTGATGCTTTCTTATGGTTATGTTGATGAGCTGCCCCAAGTAGAACCCGGGCCTCCGGCTGTTTTGCATAAAGGCGCTGGTTGTGACAAACCACTTAATTTCAGAGGGTTTGAACTTTACGGTTGCAAGAGAATTGATAAAAATACAAAACATTTGATTTTTAGCGACGGATTGAACAAATTTTCCGTATTTGTTGATAAAAATGTTGAAGTAAAGAAAATCAGTAAAAAAGTGATAATGGGCAATTATGTTTATAGAAAAAGCCAGGGTGGGGATACTTATACAGTTGTAGGTTACGTACCCTTTAAAATAATGAATGATGTGATTACATATATTAATAATAAGGAGGAAAAACATGAAAGCAATGAGTAAGATTTTGATGGTATGGGTATTTTTGTTTTCCAGTATATCCATGCTGCATGCGTTCGGTGCCCCGGATTCCTTTTCGGAAGTTGCCGGGAAGGTGAAAAAAGGGGTTGTAAATATAAGCACTACTAAGATTGTTGAACAAAAAGGTATGTCAGATTTTTTCAACGATGAATTTTTCAAGAAATTCTTTGGTGATAAAATGCCCGATATTCCTGAACACAGAAGACCTTTCCGTTCCAAGTCTCTCGGTTCAGGATTTGTAATCGATAAAGAAGGTTTGATTGTCACCAATAATCATGTGGTGGAAAATGCCGACGAAATTATTGTAAAGCTTCCCGACGGGAAAGAATTCAGTGCAGAAGTTGTAGGTACTGATCCCCTGACAGATTTGGCACTGTTGAAAATTAATCCTGAGGGTGAGACATTACATCCTCTGACTCTTGGTGACTCTGAGAAAGCCGATGTGGGCGACTGGGTTGTGGCAGTTGGCAATCCTTTCGGTCTTGAATCCACCGTTACAGCAGGTATAGTGAGTGCAAAGGGGCGTGTCCTGGGTGAAGGTCCGTATGACAATTTTATGCAGACGGACGCTTCGATTAACCCGGGAAACAGCGGCGGTCCGCTTGTCAATATGGATGGTGAAGTTGTGGGGATTAATACTGCAATAATTCCCTCCGGTCAGGGGCTTGGATTTGCCATTCCTGTAAATATGCTTAAAGAGTTATTGCCTGAGCTGAAAAAGGGTGAAGTGAGACGCGGCTGGCTCGGTGTGTCCCTACAGCCTATGAATGAGAAGCTGGCGAAAACATTCGGTCTGGAGAATACTACAGGGGCTCTTGTTGCCGATGTTATAGAAGGTGATCCTGCCGGCAAAGCGGGTGTAAAGGCCGGTGATATTATTTTGGCTGCCGACGGGGATAAGATAGAAGACAGTAAAGAACTGGTGAATTATATCGGTAATAAATCCCCGGGAGAGGTAGTAAATCTAAAGATTTTCAGAAACGGTAAAACAATAAATATTGAAGTTAAGCTTGGAGAAAGGGAGACTCAAAGTATAGTCTCTAAAGATAAAACATCTACGGATTCAAATATAACTGTTTCCACTCTTAACAAAGATGCAGCGGATAAACTGGGGATTTCCGGCGGTGTAAAAGTTGTAGAAGTTGACAGAATGAGCAATGCTTTTGAAGCAGGTTTAAGACCCGGTAATGTTATTGTCTGGGTCAACAGAAAACAAGTTGAAAATGCAGATGAGTTTTATGATGTATACAACAACATAAAGCCGGGTGAAACTGTAGCCTTCAAGGTGATTTCCGAAAGAGGAAGCAGATTTATTGCTTTTGATAAAGACAAACCAACAAAAAATAATCAATAAATTTACAGGAAAGGGGCTGATTCAGCCCCTTTTTTTATATCTTTCCATTTCTTGTTTTCTGAAGCTTAAGTCATTTGTTGTTGACACGGATTTTTATTTATTAAGGAATCGTAGGTTGACTATATTGAAAAACATGATTATTTTTATATAGATAAATTTCAAGGAGCAATTATGATACATCCAATAATTATACAAGGCGGTATGGGCGCAGGTGTGTCCAATTGGAGACTTGCAAAAGCTGTTTCAAAGCTGGGATATTTGGGAGTGGTTTCCTGTACAGCTCAGGATGCAATTTTTACAAGGCGCCTTCAGAATGGAGATCCGGGGGGCGACATCCGCAGAGCTATTAAGTCCTTTCCCAATCAGGATATTGTAAAATATGTTATGGATAAATATTTTGTGGAAGGCGGAATAAAAGATGATAGATATAAATATATTCCTATGTATACCATCGATGCCAGCTGGGAACTGAAAGCAATGTCAATACTTTCCAGTTATGTGGAGGTTTACCTGGCAAAAGAGGGACATGACGGTATTGTGGGGATCAATGTGCTGGAAAAAATCCGGATGCCGAATCTTTATGTCCTTTACGGAGCTATGCTTGCCGGCGTGGATTATGTGATAGTTGGTGCCGGGATACCGAGGGAGATTCCCGGAGTTATTGACAGTCTGGCAGAACACAGTAAGGCATATCTTCGTTTAAATGTCGAAGGTGCGGCCCCTGATGATGACTATAAAATGGAGCTTGATCCATCCGATTTTGTAAATGTTTCCGAAGTTTCCGTTAAAAGACCTTATTTTCTTGCTATTGTTTCTTCCAATACATTGGCGATGACAATGGCTAAAAAGGCTACCGGCAGAGTGGACGGATTTGTTGTGGAATATCCGAGTGCCGGCGGGCACAACGCCCCCCCCAGACTTAGGGGATCATTTAATGAGCAGGGTGAACCGGTTTACGGACCTAAGGATTATGTCGATACAGATAAGCTTAAATCTCTGGGGCTCCCATTCTGGCTGGCAGGCGGATATGGCACACCGGAACAGGTTAAGAATGCTTTGGATTTGGGTGCAGCCGGAGTGCAGGTGGGTACACCTTTTGCTTTCTGCAGGGAATCAGGGTTTACTGAAGAGATAAAGAGAAAGGCGATTGATTTGGCCAAGAAGATGAAAGGAAAAGTTTTTACCGATCCTGAAGCCTCGCCCACAGGTTTCCCTTTTAAAGTATTGGAGCTCAAAGGGACGCTGTCGGAGTTTGCAGAATATATAAAAAGACCCCGTAGGTGTAATCTCGGGTATCTTCGTCAGCTTTTTAAAAAGGAAGACGGCTCTATCGGATATCGTTGTCCGGCAGAACCTGTGGAAGCTTTTACGGCAAAAGGCGGCGATCCGGAAAGGGCAAAAAACAGTAAGTGTCTGTGCAATGCACTTTTGGCCAATATCGGACTGGCTATGGGTTATGAAAGCGGTTATGTGGAGAAGCAGTTGGTGACAGTCGGTGACTGTTTTAACCGTATAGCTGATTTTCTGACTTCGCCTGAGATGGAATATTATTATGCAGAGAATGTTATCAATCGTTTGATGGCATTTTCAAGATGATTGTAAATATTTTTTATAATCAGAAAAATAATTTCCGGAAATATTTTTATTACAGGTGAAGATGAGTAACGAAAGGATATATATAATCGGCTGGTTTGTTTTTATTATTTCAGCGGTATTTTTTATTTTGTCCAGTATTGAGAATGACGATCCCTTTGCCTTCTGGGGCGGTGTGTCTTTTCTTTTTGCCTGTATTATTTTTCTACTTCCTCTGCTTTTGAGACGGAGATAATCTGTAAATTTCATTTTACTATTAATTATTTTGATGTTTTTATTGAGAATTGAATGGAGCCAGGGGGGATCGAACCCCCGACCTCATGAATGCCATTCATGCGCTCTCCCAGCTGAGCTATGGCCCCTTTGAAAATTACGAAAAACACTTTTACAATAATTTTCAGATTTTATCAACAACTTTTATTCTTGGCGCCCTCCCATTTTTTTAGAGCTATGACATTTTATTAGTGCTAAGCGCTAATTGTTAAGTACTAAGTTTTAACAACTTCAATTACCCAAACTACCTCAAGTACCTCAAATACTTCCAGCGACCTCTAAATACCCCCCTCTACATGTATCACGACTAAAATATTGTCAAAATAATAAATGTGTGAATTTTGAATAATGTATTATTATAAATTTTACCACCCCTTAATCCCCTCCTAACTCTTTGATAGGAGGGGAGATAAAGCTCCTCCCCTAATTTAGGGGAGGTTGGGTGGGGTACTTATTCAAAGTTCTCAATGTGTAAATTTTAAGAGCTTGCCAATTTTTATTGTTTATT is from Flexistipes sp. and encodes:
- a CDS encoding sigma-70 family RNA polymerase sigma factor, with product MNDSQMIDKVLAGDTNSFEMMIIKYQRKLYATVINIVKDADLAQDIVQEAFMKSFEKLDTLRNKNQFYPWLKRIAINCAFLTFEKNKRMVDVFSKNSDDEDKGDDFFDRITDGATPEEDLLNDELKKYVRNFVDALPAKLRVVIILREVEDMSYEEIAEILEIPVGTVRSRLFNARQYIKQRLIKQGFVNEMSKVS
- a CDS encoding MucB/RseB C-terminal domain-containing protein; its protein translation is MKYFVLAFLLFVCSSAYAGFFFKIAVDNSSYSSFILKSLKNTEIHTHFIIQKIRENYFDISLVDKNYYQVSIKRGVSLFHKKLLLYELTPTFSDRFKHVIWVTYDNIVVRKEVYNLNNKLMLSYGYVDELPQVEPGPPAVLHKGAGCDKPLNFRGFELYGCKRIDKNTKHLIFSDGLNKFSVFVDKNVEVKKISKKVIMGNYVYRKSQGGDTYTVVGYVPFKIMNDVITYINNKEEKHESNE
- a CDS encoding ferritin family protein: MDKKQKKKSLEEMIEVVLFRIPKEIEAMRFYKSAAEKATDEAAKELFENLAAQEKGHEAELRRILNELKNQLNDLRNEE
- a CDS encoding nitronate monooxygenase; the protein is MIHPIIIQGGMGAGVSNWRLAKAVSKLGYLGVVSCTAQDAIFTRRLQNGDPGGDIRRAIKSFPNQDIVKYVMDKYFVEGGIKDDRYKYIPMYTIDASWELKAMSILSSYVEVYLAKEGHDGIVGINVLEKIRMPNLYVLYGAMLAGVDYVIVGAGIPREIPGVIDSLAEHSKAYLRLNVEGAAPDDDYKMELDPSDFVNVSEVSVKRPYFLAIVSSNTLAMTMAKKATGRVDGFVVEYPSAGGHNAPPRLRGSFNEQGEPVYGPKDYVDTDKLKSLGLPFWLAGGYGTPEQVKNALDLGAAGVQVGTPFAFCRESGFTEEIKRKAIDLAKKMKGKVFTDPEASPTGFPFKVLELKGTLSEFAEYIKRPRRCNLGYLRQLFKKEDGSIGYRCPAEPVEAFTAKGGDPERAKNSKCLCNALLANIGLAMGYESGYVEKQLVTVGDCFNRIADFLTSPEMEYYYAENVINRLMAFSR
- a CDS encoding DUF2231 domain-containing protein → MKRSEVKEFNGKNGKPAYIIFDNKIYDVTESKLWKDGVHMNRHKAGEDMTDFISMAPHGENLLERDNIRFVGNLEEDKQKEDKKLKYRRLYSKLHPHPIFIHFPMGILYFGAFMLLLYLFTGNVSFENASYYALIVGTVSIFPAVITGFISWWLNYEMTMTNVFKNKIVFSSILIVISLTLVIIRSYYLPPYSMNYIIKVIYIGGYFLCIPTLSFVAYNGGKITWPS
- a CDS encoding cytochrome oxidase subunit III; amino-acid sequence: MSNERIYIIGWFVFIISAVFFILSSIENDDPFAFWGGVSFLFACIIFLLPLLLRRR
- a CDS encoding anti-sigma factor family protein, producing the protein MKCQKYRKLISLYVDDELSSVHENELFEHIGTCPSCKTALKNESMLKSYIKDSYSGTYNVDFSRSIMAKIENKNNKKKSPFKAVQRSRMVAGAAVVIVFSSIVTLSALSRTDYFAKNDNSDNLEKFVYEHMDKSSPEQQRSFELTSVNFHK
- a CDS encoding DegQ family serine endoprotease — its product is MKAMSKILMVWVFLFSSISMLHAFGAPDSFSEVAGKVKKGVVNISTTKIVEQKGMSDFFNDEFFKKFFGDKMPDIPEHRRPFRSKSLGSGFVIDKEGLIVTNNHVVENADEIIVKLPDGKEFSAEVVGTDPLTDLALLKINPEGETLHPLTLGDSEKADVGDWVVAVGNPFGLESTVTAGIVSAKGRVLGEGPYDNFMQTDASINPGNSGGPLVNMDGEVVGINTAIIPSGQGLGFAIPVNMLKELLPELKKGEVRRGWLGVSLQPMNEKLAKTFGLENTTGALVADVIEGDPAGKAGVKAGDIILAADGDKIEDSKELVNYIGNKSPGEVVNLKIFRNGKTINIEVKLGERETQSIVSKDKTSTDSNITVSTLNKDAADKLGISGGVKVVEVDRMSNAFEAGLRPGNVIVWVNRKQVENADEFYDVYNNIKPGETVAFKVISERGSRFIAFDKDKPTKNNQ